The genomic segment AGGAGAATAGCATTATCCTCAAGAGTGGCTTTTATAGACGGAAGAAGTGTATATGAAAGAGACCCTTTTGGCCCAGTAAGGGTCAGAAGTTGTCCTTCAAGTACGCAGGTAACTCCAGCAGGGAGGATAATAGGTTTTTTTGCAAGTCGTGACATAAAAATAATTAATAAACTTCGCCGATAACTTCTCACCCGACCTTGAGAGCACGTGCTTCATAGCCAGTGATGACTCCTTTTGGTGTTGAGAGAATATAGATGCCCGTTCCATTGCGTGATTTTTTGATAGAAGTCGAACCAGAGAACACTCGGTGACCTGGTGTACTAATACGTCGAAAATGTGGAACTTTTCTCATACGAGAATCATCAAGAGTAATAAGAATAGTCTTCTTGATGTCACCTTGGGTGACAAAATCAACAATATATTTATTCTTCTTGAGGATATTTAAAATTCGCTCTTTCAGAGATGAATGAGGGACATTTATTGCACCCTTGCCAACAATGAGAGCATTGTGGAGAGAAACAAACAAATCAGATATAGGATCAGTAGTCATAAAAGAAAAGAAAATTACCAGCTAGATTTACGGACACCGAGTATTTCACCGCGGTTACAACGTTCACGGAGCTCTATACGAGAGAGGCCGAAACGTCCGATGACACCTCGTCGTCTTCCTGAGACGATACATTGAGAGTAGATTCGTGTAGAAAATGTGACTTTTTGTCCGTTAAGACGTTGACGGGAAGCACGGAGCTTACGTCGAGCACATTTAGCGATGAGAGCTTTACGAGCCATAAAAAAGATTATTTAGTAAATGGAATTCCGAGTTGTTGAAGAAGGAGAAGTGCATCGCTGGATGCCGTTGATTTTGTCACAATTGTTATCTGAATACCATGAGTCTTGACGATATCATCTTGTACAATTTCTGGGAAAAGTGTCTGTTCTTTGAGTCCTATATTGAGATTGCCTTCTTTGTCCATACTCTTCGCCCTGAGACCTTGGAAGTCTCGAACGCGAGGAAGAACCAAGTGAATCATTTTTTCTAAGAAGTCATACATACGATCTCCTCGGAGTGTCGTGCTGAGCCCTACCGCCTGTCCTTCCCGGAGCTTGAAGTTTGAGATAGAATGTTTCGCTTTCGAAACCACTGGTTTCTGACCAGCAATCAGAGAAAGATGTTTCTCAAGAAGAGAAAAATCTTTCTGACCACCCGTTACGAGTGAGCCAATACCCATATTGATAACGATTTTCTCGAGACGAGGAAGTGCGTTCACATTTTTCTTAAGGTGTTTCTTAAGGTAGGGAAGAACGGTAGATGTATAGTGTTGTTTGAGTGACATAGAAGAAAAGAAAATTAACCGATTTTTTTACCAGATTTTACAGAGATGCGGTCTGTAGTTTTACCTTGTACGATACGTACGCGAGTTGGCTTTTTGGTATCAGGGCAGATGAGCATCACATTTGAGACATGGATAGGTTTTTCGAATTGGATCTTTTGACCTGGTGTTGTCCCTTGTTTCTTGACGTGTTTTGTGATGATATTTGCTCCTTCGACGATAATCTTCTCTTTGTCAGGAAATGCCTGAAGGACTTTGCCCTCAAAAGGAATCTTTTTTTCACCTTCAATACGAAACTTATTTTTGCCTGCGATGATGCGGACAATGTCTCATGTATGTATTTTCATTTTTTTCATAGATAAAAGGAGTGGTGAATTAGAGGACTTCTGGGGCTTTACTGATGATGGCCTTGAATCGTTTGTCAGCTCGTAACTCTCGGAAAACGGGTCAGAAGATACGAGATCCTTTTGGTGCGCCCTTGTCATCAACGATAACGCAGGCATTGTCATCAGAACGAATGGTTGAACCATCAGCGCGTTTCACGGGTTTTTTGGTTCGTACGATGACAGCGAAGACGACTTCGTGATTTTTGACTTGTCCATCTGGCTGTGCTTTTTTGACAGAACATTTGATGATATCGCCGACACGTGCAAAACGATGACGTGTTCCGCCGAGGATACAGAAACACAGTACTTCGTGAGCACCAGAGTTATCTGCGACGACCAATCTTGATTCTTTTTGTATCATATAAAAATAAAATATTAATCCTGAACTACTTGATTACTTTCCAACAAACAGTCTTTGAGCGTGGGGTTGTCTCCTCGATAGTGACAGTCGTCCCTTCTGCTATTGGCTCTTCTGTGTGAGCATGGAACTTTTTAGAAAAAGGAACATCCTTCGCATATTTGAAATGTCTGTGGTATTCGGTTGTTTTGACAACAACTGTTTTTTGCATTTTTGCAGAAACGACTACACCTGTTTTTGTTCGCATAAATTAAGCGTTATGAAGTTTGGTAAGATGGCGAGCCAATGCTTGGCGCGCCTTTTTGATCTTGTGTGTTTCCTTGAGTTCTCGCATAGCATGTTTCATCTTGAGAACATAGACTTCAGAACGAAGTGTCCGAGTATCTGAAGCTCCTTTTGATGCTTTTTTTGGAGCTTCAACAGCAGCTTTTGGAATAGCTTTGGAAGCTTTTGTAGCAACTTTTGGAGTTTTAGAAGTTTTGGTAATAGCCATAAAAAGAGAAGAATTAAGCAGCGAGAGAAAAGAGAGATTTTTTATCAACAATAGAGGTTTTGACAGAGAGTTTTTGACCAGCGAGTCGAAATGCTGTGTGAGCCATCTCATCTGAGACACCTTCGATTTCAAAGAGCATAGTGCCTGCTGGAACTGGAGAGTGGTAATACTCGATACTTCCCTTTCCTCATCCCATTGGTACTTCGAGAGCTTTTTTGGTGTAATCCTTGTGTGGGAAGATACGAATCCATACTTTACCACCTCGATGCAGTGCGTGAGCAATAGTCTTTCGAGCCGCTTCGATTTCACGAGCTGTGAGAAATCCTGATGACATCGCCTTGAGACCAAACGATCCGTGTGCGAGCATAAATCCAGACGTCGCGAGACCCTTTTGGGTTCCGGTCATAGATTTACGGTATTTTGTTCGTTTTGGTTGTTGCATATAAAAGTTTATTAGGTTTCTTAGGTTTACTAGGTTAAATAAGTTTTAATTCTTCTCTACGTCTCATTTGTAGATCCAGACTTTGAGTCCGATGATACCATATTGAGTGAGAGCATGTTCAACCGCGTAATCAATCGTAGCACGAATGGTCTGAGTTGGGATATTCCCTTCTTTGTAGACTTCTCGTCGAGCGATTTCAGCACCATTCACACGTCCAGAGATAGTGACTTTGATTCCTTTCGCTCCTTTTTCCATAGCTTTTGCGATGGCTTGTTTGATAACACGACGGTATGGGAGACGTCTTTCAATCTGTCGTCCGATGCTGTCACCAACGAGCGTTGCGTGAATATCAGGATTTTTTACTTCTTTTACGTCGACCTGTACTGGGTGGTCGCAGATAAGAGCAAGCTTCTTTTGAAGCAGTGTGATGCTCTCACCATTTTTACCGAGAATCAATGCTGTACGAGAGGTATAGATGGCTACTTTCATACCAGCATCGCTGTGCGTGATAGTGATATGTCCGACTGGAAGTCCTTTGAAAGATTTTCGAATCGCTTCACGAATCAAGACGTCTTTTTGGATAGCATCGGTGTACTCCTTTTTATCGTAGTATCCGGTTGATGCCCATGAGCGGGTGACGCCGATGCGCCATGATATTGGACTAACTTTGTGTCACATAGAAAAAAATTTAGATATTATTTATGAGAGAGTTCGAGAAAGACATGACTCGTACGTTTGAGGATTCGATGACTGCGTCCACGACTCACTGGACGACTTCTCTTATAAGTAGGGCCTTGAGCGATGCTGAGAAGATGGATCTTGAGATCATCTTTGGCACACGCGTCATTATGAATAGCATTTGCTGTCGCACTTGCAAGGACCTTGTAGAGGATATCTCCCCCCTTCTTTTCGAAAAGTCTCAGCATAGGAAGAGCATCATTGACAGTCTTTCCACGAACGAGATTCGCGATAACACGAAGTTTCTTGGGAGATATGCGGGCGTTTTTGAGGGTAGCTTTCATAGTATGATATTATTTTTTACCAGCGTGTTTCATAAACTTTCGAGTTGGTGAAAATTCTCCGAGACGATGACCGACCATATCTTCAGTAACAAATACTGGGATGTGATCCTTACCATTGTGGACACCGAATGTGTGACCCACAAAATCTGGATGGATAACAGAGGCACGCTTCCAGAGCTTTATGACACTTTTTCTGCCAGATACATTCAGGGCAGCGACTCTCTTCAGGAGAAAGTCAGGGATAAAAGGTGATTTTTTGAGACTACGAGACATAAAAAGAAAAAATTAAGCAACGAGAGAACCGTGTTTGTTTTTAGAAATCCATCGATTGGTACGTTTGTTTTTGCGAGTCTTGACTCCGAGAGCTGGTTTCCCCCATGGAGTAGAGGGCTGTCGTCCGATAGACGTATGACCTTCTCATCCTCCGTGTGGGTGATCGACTGGATTCATAGACGAACCGAGGACATGAGGACGACGACCGAGCCATCGACTACGACCTGCCTTTCCTATTGTGATTTGATTGTGATCTCCATTACTGACGATACCGATCGTAGCAAAACATTCTTTATGAACGAGTCGTATTTCACTTGAGTTGAGCTTGATCTGCGTATATTCACCTTCTTGTGAGATAATCTGTGCTGATGCGCCAGCAGATCGAACGGCTTGAGCGCCTTTTCCGATTTCGAGTTCGACATTATGTACAAAGAGACCCGTTGGGATATTGCTGACTTTGAGACGATTGCCTGGAAGGAGCTTAGCGTCATCAGAAGTGACAATGACATCACCGACTTTCATCGTCGAATGAGCGAGGACATAACGGTGCTCCCCATCTGCGTCGAGAACGAGAGAAATCCACGCTGATCGATTTGGATCGTATTCGATTGTTTGAACGACAGAAGTGATATCTCGTTTCTGGAATTTGAAATCCATGATACGAAGACGTCTCTTGTGTCCACCACCTCGGAAACGTACGCTGATACGGCCAGCAGAGTTTCGTCCACCACTACTCTTACGATTCGTCGTAAGTTTTTTAAATGGCTTGTCTGCTGTGATCTCAGTAAACGTATTGACTGACATTCATCGTCGACCTGGTGATGTAGGTTTGTAGAGTTTGATTGGCATATTATTGGTCTTTTGGAGTATGAAGTTTCGCCAATTGCGTTACAGGACTTTCGAGGCGAACGTATGCTTTCTTGAAGGAAGCACGCCTGCGAATAGTGCCCTTTTTGGCATTTTTAGTTTTGAGATAGTTACGAGCCATCTGCACAGAGACGACTGTTTTATTGTAAAGAGCGTGAAATGCACGCTTGACATCGATTTTTGTCGCATTTTCAGCTACACGAAACGTGTAGACTTTCCCCATCTCGAGCATACGAGATTTATGAGAATCGACAGAACCGAGGATGACACTATATATATCCATAAAATTATGATGAGAAATGAGTAGGAAGCGTATCGAGAGCTGCTTGCGTGAAGACACAGAAATCATATTTCAATACTTCAGCTGGGCTCAAGTGTGTCACGACATCGACGTGAGAATTTGCGAGATTTTTGATACCACGATTCTTGAGTTTTTCATCAGCTGTGATGACGAAGAGGATAGTTCCTTCAGCAATCAAAGATTTCAAAGCTTCGGCCATTTCAGATGTTTTTTGTGAGAGAGAACCGAGAACACGGATTTGATCAGCAGCTGCCTTGAGAGAAAGCGCTGAAGCGAGTCCGAGACGACGTTCACCAGCATTCATACTGATATGAAAATTCGCATTGCTTCGTGGACCGAAAGCAACTCAACCTCCACGTCGAACGGGAGAACGAGCACTACCGATACGAGATCGACCACCACCCTTTTGTTTTGTGAGTTTGCGAGTTGATCCAGATCGTGAGCTACGACTCTTGGTATGAGCGATAGGAAAACGACCGTTGTTCCCTTGGAGCAGGAGAAGACGGCTCAAGACATCTAAATGCGGGATAGCACTAAAGAATGTAGGACTGAGTGTCGAGAGAGTAGGAGTCGTGATAGTAGTCATATAAAAAGAATCTAGAATACGAGATAAACAAAACCATTGAAGGCACCTGGTACGGCACCACGAACTGCGATAATATTGTGTTCACGATCGATGAGCTCTACTGGGACACTCGCGAGCGTCTTCAGAGCATTGCCATGACGACCGTGCATTCTCTGACCTGGTTTGGTTCGACGTGGCTTACGAGTACCGATAGACCCGAGCGCTCTGTGGAATTTTGATCCATGACCGCCTGGACCTCCGATAAAGTTCCAACGCTTCATAGCACCAGTAAACCCCTTCCCCTTTGAGACAGCCATCAATTTGACCGTAGTAACTCATTCAAGAACAGAGACGTCGACGATATCGCCGACAGCACCTGTTGATTCATTTGTTGGAACCTCTTTCTTCTTTATAGTTTTTCCCTTGGCATTTTTTGCGTTCAAGACGAGAGCATTGTAGCCCTCCTTATCAGACGTTTTGATTTGAGCAATCGTAGTATTCGGTACACGTAAGAGCGTTACAGCAACCATATTGTCGCCGCGTGCGATTTGCGTCATTGAGAGTTTTTGTGCGATGATTCCAGACATAAAAGAAAAAGCTAGAGCAATCACCTATTTCAAGCGAGAAATCGCATGAAGTGGTATGAGTGCCAGTACTAAAAGTGGTGAGAGTATAAAAAGAAGTTTGGGTTTGTCAAAAGATTTTTCTGGTCTCTTTCACCCTTCCAAAAAATAGCACTTGCAATTCAGCTAAAGATCACCATAATGCTCTCATATGCATACAGTTTTCTACACATCTTCACGTCGTCGCTCTTCTCTTATGGAGGGCTGCTTTGTGGTGTAGATAAATGATTTAATACTACTCTAAAAAATAGCTCTTCATCTCGAAGGGCTATTTTTTATTTTCTTATTTTTTCTTTTATGCAACTCTTTATAGATGAATATTCTAGATTTCATCAGGGTAAATCGATGATATTTGCCATTCAAGAGAGCCAATATTTGGAGGATCACAAAGCGGATATCGTGGAGGACCTCAATATGCTCGTGAAAATGAAGGTCTCCATCACTCTGGTGCACACCATCCCTCCTGAAAATATTTCCTTGCAACAATATTTCCTCGGTTCTGTCCCCGGAATACATATCATACGTGCTCCAAAGGACCATGATTTCTGTGAAGAAGCGCTCCAGCATGCAGCAGGAAAAGATAAGCTCATCTATCTTACACGAGAAGCTCTCATAGATTGTGATGGGAAAAGAATTAATGCTATCTCTACACAAAAGGTGCACGAAAAATGTTTTCCGACAGAAGCAAATACTGCCCCTTCTTATTGTGATGCTCTCAAGATACAAAGTACTCATGTGCGGAATTGTCTGGAAATGATATGCAAAAAAGTACATCTATGACTTCTGCCCCGAACACACTTTATCCCTTTGCAGGATGACCATGCTATCAAAAATGAGCTCTTTAGTATCGATGGTGTCTGAACCATTATTGAAGATGATTTTTCTGAACCAACTATCACTCCTGCGACGGAAGAAGAAGTGGATATTATTTTTGGAATTTTTGAAATACATAAAAAGGAAAAATATCTCAAACCCCGTTCAAAAGAATATATACGGGAACATTTATCCACATTTTATGTGGCGCATATTGATAAAATACCCGTTGGTTGTGTGGAAATCAAAGAAATTGATCCAACAACCTATGAGCTTGCTGGGCTTGCGGTCATCAAAACATTCCTAAGTCTCAAGATATGATCGAGACTCATAAAACTCGTGGAGAAACATGCTCTCACTGATAAAAAAGATCTGGTCTGTATCACGCCAAATCCAGAACTTCAGAGAAGTCTCACGAAAAATGGATATATAGAAGACTTGACTGGAAAATATAAGTGGCGAGCTGAGCAATCTCCTCGTGCAGTTTTATATGTAAAAAATGGGTAAAAACACCCCCATTTTCAATCTTATTCTTCCGCCCCCCCCTCGCAAGCAAGGGGGAGTTTTAAAAATCCTTTCTTTATTATTTTCTCTTTGTGCTTTAAATAATCGCCTTCCCCTCTCCTCCAAATCGTGTCGCTATCATATCGATGATACTACCATAGACACCACCCGCAACGAGCGTTGCCCAAAATATCGACCATGGTGTCTCAGGAGACATCATAGAACCTGCCGCTAGAGACAGAGAGACAAATACTCAAAGCATAAAACCACGAAAATAGGGAGGAATCCGAAAATCAAAAACTGGATGACGCATATACACTCCCGCAAAAGCTACAACAAGACCAATGGTCCAACGATTGAGAATAATCGTCCACATCAGGGCTGTTCCCCAGATATCAGGAGCCGATGAGCTCGCTAACCACGTACAGATAAGTCCTGCCACGACACCAAGAGGAAGTGCGATCAAAAATCGCTTCTTGCGTGGAGAAAGAGTAGCCATAGAAAATGGGTTAGGAAATAGGTTTTTATTATACCCCTTCTTTTTGCGATGCAAGAATATAAATGCATTCTTCACATTGAAAAAATATTTTTCTAGCTATTGTGTATATACTTTTTATTATTTACTTCTTTTTTCTATGTTTG from the Candidatus Gracilibacteria bacterium genome contains:
- the rpsC gene encoding 30S ribosomal protein S3; protein product: MGHKVSPISWRIGVTRSWASTGYYDKKEYTDAIQKDVLIREAIRKSFKGLPVGHITITHSDAGMKVAIYTSRTALILGKNGESITLLQKKLALICDHPVQVDVKEVKNPDIHATLVGDSIGRQIERRLPYRRVIKQAIAKAMEKGAKGIKVTISGRVNGAEIARREVYKEGNIPTQTIRATIDYAVEHALTQYGIIGLKVWIYKGDVEKN
- the rplB gene encoding 50S ribosomal protein L2, producing MPIKLYKPTSPGRRGMSVNTFTEITADKPFKKLTTNRKSSGGRNSAGRISVRFRGGGHKRRLRIMDFKFQKRDITSVVQTIEYDPNRSAWISLVLDADGEHRYVLAHSTMKVGDVIVTSDDAKLLPGNRLKVSNIPTGLFVHNVELEIGKGAQAVRSAGASAQIISQEGEYTQIKLNSSEIRLVHKECFATIGIVSNGDHNQITIGKAGRSRWLGRRPHVLGSSMNPVDHPHGGGEGHTSIGRQPSTPWGKPALGVKTRKNKRTNRWISKNKHGSLVA
- the rplW gene encoding 50S ribosomal protein L23, with translation MDIYSVILGSVDSHKSRMLEMGKVYTFRVAENATKIDVKRAFHALYNKTVVSVQMARNYLKTKNAKKGTIRRRASFKKAYVRLESPVTQLAKLHTPKDQ
- the rplC gene encoding 50S ribosomal protein L3 translates to MSGIIAQKLSMTQIARGDNMVAVTLLRVPNTTIAQIKTSDKEGYNALVLNAKNAKGKTIKKKEVPTNESTGAVGDIVDVSVLEGVTTVKLMAVSKGKGFTGAMKRWNFIGGPGGHGSKFHRALGSIGTRKPRRTKPGQRMHGRHGNALKTLASVPVELIDREHNIIAVRGAVPGAFNGFVYLVF
- the rplP gene encoding 50S ribosomal protein L16; this translates as MQQPKRTKYRKSMTGTQKGLATSGFMLAHGSFGLKAMSSGFLTAREIEAARKTIAHALHRGGKVWIRIFPHKDYTKKALEVPMGGGKGSIEYYHSPVPAGTMLFEIEGVSDEMAHTAFRLAGQKLSVKTSIVDKKSLFSLAA
- the rplD gene encoding 50S ribosomal protein L4 codes for the protein MTTITTPTLSTLSPTFFSAIPHLDVLSRLLLLQGNNGRFPIAHTKSRSSRSGSTRKLTKQKGGGRSRIGSARSPVRRGGGVAFGPRSNANFHISMNAGERRLGLASALSLKAAADQIRVLGSLSQKTSEMAEALKSLIAEGTILFVITADEKLKNRGIKNLANSHVDVVTHLSPAEVLKYDFCVFTQAALDTLPTHFSS
- the rplV gene encoding 50S ribosomal protein L22 — its product is MKATLKNARISPKKLRVIANLVRGKTVNDALPMLRLFEKKGGDILYKVLASATANAIHNDACAKDDLKIHLLSIAQGPTYKRSRPVSRGRSHRILKRTSHVFLELSHK
- a CDS encoding uS14 family ribosomal protein — protein: MARKALIAKCARRKLRASRQRLNGQKVTFSTRIYSQCIVSGRRRGVIGRFGLSRIELRERCNRGEILGVRKSSW
- the rplN gene encoding 50S ribosomal protein L14 produces the protein MIQKESRLVVADNSGAHEVLCFCILGGTRHRFARVGDIIKCSVKKAQPDGQVKNHEVVFAVIVRTKKPVKRADGSTIRSDDNACVIVDDKGAPKGSRIFGPVFRELRADKRFKAIISKAPEVL
- the rpmC gene encoding 50S ribosomal protein L29, whose amino-acid sequence is MAITKTSKTPKVATKASKAIPKAAVEAPKKASKGASDTRTLRSEVYVLKMKHAMRELKETHKIKKARQALARHLTKLHNA
- a CDS encoding uS17 family ribosomal protein, with the protein product MRTKTGVVVSAKMQKTVVVKTTEYHRHFKYAKDVPFSKKFHAHTEEPIAEGTTVTIEETTPRSKTVCWKVIK
- the rplE gene encoding 50S ribosomal protein L5, translating into MSLKQHYTSTVLPYLKKHLKKNVNALPRLEKIVINMGIGSLVTGGQKDFSLLEKHLSLIAGQKPVVSKAKHSISNFKLREGQAVGLSTTLRGDRMYDFLEKMIHLVLPRVRDFQGLRAKSMDKEGNLNIGLKEQTLFPEIVQDDIVKTHGIQITIVTKSTASSDALLLLQQLGIPFTK
- the rpsH gene encoding 30S ribosomal protein S8, producing the protein MTTDPISDLFVSLHNALIVGKGAINVPHSSLKERILNILKKNKYIVDFVTQGDIKKTILITLDDSRMRKVPHFRRISTPGHRVFSGSTSIKKSRNGTGIYILSTPKGVITGYEARALKVGGEVIGEVY
- a CDS encoding GNAT family N-acetyltransferase, coding for MQLFIDEYSRFHQGKSMIFAIQESQYLEDHKADIVEDLNMLVKMKVSITLVHTIPPENISLQQYFLGSVPGIHIIRAPKDHDFCEEALQHAAGKDKLIYLTREALIDCDGKRINAISTQKVHEKCFPTEANTAPSYCDALKIQSTHVRNCLEMICKKVHLGLLPRTHFIPLQDDHAIKNELFSIDGVGTIIEDDFSEPTITPATEEEVDIIFGIFEIHKKEKYLKPRSKEYIREHLSTFYVAHIDKIPVGCVEIKEIDPTTYELAGLAVIKTFLSLKIGSRLIKLVEKHALTDKKDLVCITPNPELQRSLTKNGYIEDLTGKYKWRAEQSPRAVLYVKNG
- the rpsS gene encoding 30S ribosomal protein S19; protein product: MSRSLKKSPFIPDFLLKRVAALNVSGRKSVIKLWKRASVIHPDFVGHTFGVHNGKDHIPVFVTEDMVGHRLGEFSPTRKFMKHAGKK
- the rplX gene encoding 50S ribosomal protein L24, producing the protein MKKMKIHTGDIVRIIAGKNKFRIEGEKKIPFEGKVLQAFPDKEKIIVEGANIITKHVKKQGTTPGQKIQFEKPIHVSNVMLICPDTKKPTRVRIVQGKTTDRISVKSGKKIG